From Acidipropionibacterium acidipropionici, one genomic window encodes:
- the groL gene encoding chaperonin GroEL (60 kDa chaperone family; promotes refolding of misfolded polypeptides especially under stressful conditions; forms two stacked rings of heptamers to form a barrel-shaped 14mer; ends can be capped by GroES; misfolded proteins enter the barrel where they are refolded when GroES binds) yields MAAKQLQFDEEARRSLERGVDVLANTVKVTLGPKGRYVVLDKQYGAPTITNDGVTVAKEVDLTDPYENLGAQLAKEVATKTNDVAGDGTTTATVLAQSLVHEGLRAVASGANPVGLKRGIDKAVTAVVDQLKSISRAVETTADMASIATISSRDEQIGELIAEAFDKVGKDGVITVDESQTFGTELEFTEGMQFDKGYLSPYMVTDQDRMEAVLEDPYILINSGKISSMNDLLPLLEKVIGAKGTLFIVAEDVDGEALSTLVVNKIRGTFNSVAVKAPAFGDRRKAMLQDIATLTGGQVIAPEVGLKLDQVGLEVLGRAKKIVVSKDNTTIVDGAGAAEDVSGRVAQLRAEYDASDSDWDREKLQERIAKLAGGVCVIRVGAATEVELNEKKHRIEDAVSATRAAIEEGIVAGGGSALVHAARVLSDGLGLTGDEKAGVQIVEKAVREPLRWIAENGGEPGYVVVSKVSELEPGHGYNGKSGEYVDLIADGVIDPVKVTRSALANAASIASLLLTTETLVVDKPEDDDEK; encoded by the coding sequence CACCAACGACGGCGTGACCGTCGCCAAGGAGGTCGACCTCACCGATCCTTATGAGAACCTCGGCGCCCAGCTGGCCAAGGAGGTCGCCACCAAGACCAACGATGTGGCCGGCGACGGCACCACCACCGCCACGGTGCTGGCCCAGTCCCTGGTGCACGAGGGTCTCCGCGCCGTCGCCTCCGGGGCCAACCCGGTCGGCCTCAAGCGCGGCATCGACAAGGCGGTCACCGCCGTCGTCGACCAGCTCAAGTCCATCTCGCGGGCGGTGGAGACCACCGCCGACATGGCGAGCATCGCCACCATCTCCAGCCGTGACGAGCAGATCGGCGAGCTCATCGCCGAGGCCTTCGACAAGGTGGGCAAGGACGGCGTCATCACCGTCGACGAGTCCCAGACCTTCGGCACCGAGCTCGAGTTCACCGAGGGCATGCAGTTCGACAAGGGCTACCTGTCCCCGTACATGGTGACCGATCAGGACCGCATGGAGGCCGTTCTCGAGGATCCCTACATCCTCATCAACTCCGGCAAGATCTCGTCGATGAACGACCTCCTGCCGCTGCTGGAGAAGGTCATCGGCGCCAAGGGCACCCTGTTCATCGTGGCCGAGGACGTCGACGGGGAGGCTCTGTCCACCCTGGTCGTCAACAAGATCCGCGGCACCTTCAACTCGGTGGCCGTCAAGGCCCCGGCCTTCGGCGACCGCCGCAAGGCCATGCTGCAGGACATCGCCACCCTCACCGGTGGCCAGGTCATCGCCCCCGAGGTCGGGCTCAAGCTCGACCAGGTGGGCCTTGAGGTCCTGGGCCGCGCCAAGAAGATCGTGGTGTCGAAGGACAACACGACCATCGTGGACGGCGCCGGTGCTGCCGAGGACGTCTCGGGTCGCGTGGCTCAGCTGCGCGCCGAGTACGACGCCTCGGACTCCGACTGGGATCGCGAGAAGCTCCAGGAGCGGATCGCCAAGCTCGCCGGTGGCGTCTGCGTCATCCGGGTGGGCGCCGCCACCGAGGTGGAGCTCAACGAGAAGAAGCACCGCATCGAGGACGCCGTCTCGGCCACCCGCGCGGCCATCGAGGAGGGCATCGTCGCCGGTGGCGGCTCGGCCCTCGTCCACGCCGCCCGCGTGCTGTCCGACGGCCTCGGCCTGACCGGCGACGAGAAGGCCGGTGTCCAGATCGTCGAGAAGGCCGTGCGCGAGCCGCTGCGCTGGATCGCCGAGAACGGTGGCGAGCCCGGCTACGTCGTGGTCTCCAAGGTCTCCGAGCTGGAGCCCGGACACGGCTACAACGGCAAGTCCGGCGAGTACGTCGACCTCATCGCCGACGGCGTCATCGACCCGGTGAAGGTCACCCGCTCCGCGCTGGCCAACGCCGCCTCGATCGCCTCCCTGCTGCTCACCACCGAGACCCTGGTGGTGGACAAGCCCGAGGACGACGACGAGAAGTGA
- the guaB gene encoding IMP dehydrogenase, whose protein sequence is MSDRVPDDAVIPAPQDPGRSPLEEFAPLALTFDDVLLQPVESNVIPSEVDTGTQVSRNIRIAIPLVSAAMDTVTETRMAVAMAREGGLGILHRNLSIEAQAHMVDQVKRSEAGMIDEPITIGPDATLAEAENLCHSYRISGVPVVDERTRLLGIITNRDMRFEEDSSRPIRDVMTPMPLVTAPVGTDPSAALKLLAAHKIEKLPLVDADGRLKGLFTLKDFVKSDQYPRASKDPQGRLRVGAAIGFFGNSWERAMALVEEGVDLIVVDTAHGHTQGVLDMISRLKHEKRAAGVDIVGGNIATYKGAKALCEAGADGVKVGIGPGSICTTRVVAGVGVPQVTAILDATRAARQYGVPVIGDGGLQYSGDIAKAIVAGASTVMLGSLLAGCEESPGDLVFINGKQFKSYRGMGSMGAMSARGEKLSYSKDRYFQGDVTTNDKIIPEGIEGQVAYRGPLGAVAYQLVGGLRQAMFYTGARNLEEMHAKGHFVRITSAGLRESHPHDIQMTVEAPNYSGR, encoded by the coding sequence ATGAGTGATCGCGTTCCTGACGACGCCGTGATTCCCGCCCCCCAGGACCCCGGACGCAGCCCGCTCGAGGAGTTCGCGCCCTTGGCGCTGACCTTCGACGACGTGCTCCTCCAGCCGGTGGAGAGCAACGTCATCCCCTCGGAGGTGGACACCGGTACCCAGGTGTCCCGCAACATCCGGATCGCGATCCCCCTCGTCAGCGCCGCCATGGACACCGTCACCGAGACCCGGATGGCTGTGGCGATGGCTCGGGAGGGCGGGTTGGGCATCCTGCACCGCAACCTGTCCATCGAGGCCCAGGCCCATATGGTCGATCAGGTGAAGCGGTCCGAGGCCGGGATGATCGACGAGCCGATCACCATCGGACCCGACGCCACCCTCGCCGAGGCCGAGAACCTGTGCCACAGCTACCGGATCTCCGGGGTGCCGGTGGTCGACGAGCGCACCCGGCTGCTCGGCATCATCACCAACCGCGACATGCGCTTCGAGGAGGACTCCTCCCGCCCGATCCGCGACGTCATGACCCCGATGCCCCTGGTCACCGCGCCGGTCGGCACCGACCCCTCGGCGGCCCTCAAGCTGCTCGCCGCCCACAAGATCGAGAAGCTTCCCCTGGTTGACGCCGACGGCAGGCTCAAGGGACTGTTCACGCTCAAGGACTTCGTGAAGTCCGACCAGTACCCGAGGGCCTCCAAGGATCCGCAGGGACGCCTGCGGGTGGGCGCGGCCATCGGCTTCTTCGGCAACTCCTGGGAACGGGCGATGGCCCTGGTCGAGGAGGGGGTCGACCTCATCGTCGTCGACACCGCCCACGGCCACACCCAGGGCGTGCTCGACATGATCTCCCGGCTCAAGCACGAGAAGCGGGCCGCCGGGGTGGACATCGTGGGCGGCAACATCGCCACCTACAAGGGCGCGAAGGCACTGTGCGAGGCCGGGGCCGACGGAGTCAAGGTCGGCATCGGGCCCGGCTCGATCTGCACCACCCGGGTGGTCGCCGGTGTCGGCGTCCCCCAGGTGACCGCCATCCTCGATGCCACCCGCGCCGCCCGTCAGTACGGCGTGCCGGTGATCGGGGACGGCGGGCTGCAGTACTCCGGGGACATCGCCAAGGCTATCGTCGCCGGCGCCTCCACCGTCATGCTGGGATCCCTGCTGGCCGGCTGCGAGGAGTCCCCCGGGGATCTCGTCTTCATCAACGGCAAGCAGTTCAAGAGCTATCGCGGGATGGGGTCGATGGGCGCCATGTCTGCCCGTGGCGAGAAGCTGTCCTACTCCAAGGACCGATACTTCCAGGGCGACGTCACCACCAACGACAAGATCATCCCCGAGGGCATAGAGGGCCAGGTCGCCTACCGCGGTCCGCTCGGCGCCGTCGCCTACCAGCTCGTCGGAGGCCTGCGCCAGGCCATGTTCTACACCGGCGCCCGCAACCTCGAGGAGATGCACGCCAAGGGTCACTTCGTGCGAATCACCTCCGCCGGCCTGCGCGAGTCCCATCCGCACGACATCCAGATGACTGTCGAGGCCCCCAACTACTCCGGCCGCTGA
- the mptB gene encoding polyprenol phosphomannose-dependent alpha 1,6 mannosyltransferase MptB: MTPTAHRRRLVEAVAVGTAGSALMAWWAWLDEEPGHPEQLHGIEAGPWMLGLIGLVLLLAAWLRSAPLRGGRGLTAICWSLPMLVTRPMLSLDASAYAAQGWLLAHGHNPYLVPQGQAGPMAGHVDWHWSGTTAVYPPTSLWIQAAMTRLAGDDPFWSVMAMRIPAVVAMIVIAVAVTRLARMAGADPQAAMWLAVANPLVLLNIVGGAHNDGLQVGVTLVALWAGWSLARARRPWLGLIVGGALVGLAGTVKQPGVLAGLGLVALVHRQAVADGDRDTWPALVGRAMAGATAAITVFGGLSAIGGLGLGWLNDTAGSPASVTSDSLIAMTVQVIGWTGVPVPRLVGPATAISLLLTAAAIVWCWARWGPLPGRRGASDSSPMALQAGAFAAFAVCGASLQPWYLIGALAVVSTLRLSRRTTSALVLGGVLGSGLCLLQWFSSPFLALPLAILVGLAAWLPAGARRGWESVADRVAGERVEAERTAGLG; this comes from the coding sequence ATGACCCCGACCGCCCACCGACGCCGCCTCGTCGAGGCCGTCGCCGTCGGCACCGCAGGATCGGCGCTGATGGCGTGGTGGGCGTGGCTGGACGAGGAGCCCGGCCATCCCGAGCAGCTCCACGGCATCGAGGCCGGGCCGTGGATGCTGGGCCTGATCGGACTGGTGCTGCTGCTGGCGGCGTGGCTGCGGTCCGCACCGCTGCGGGGTGGACGCGGGCTCACCGCGATCTGCTGGTCGTTGCCCATGCTCGTCACCCGGCCGATGCTCAGCCTTGACGCCTCGGCCTACGCCGCCCAGGGGTGGCTGCTGGCCCACGGGCACAATCCCTATCTCGTTCCTCAGGGACAGGCCGGCCCGATGGCCGGTCATGTCGACTGGCACTGGAGCGGCACCACCGCCGTCTACCCGCCCACCAGTCTGTGGATCCAGGCCGCGATGACCAGGCTGGCAGGCGACGATCCCTTCTGGTCGGTGATGGCGATGCGGATCCCCGCGGTGGTCGCCATGATCGTCATCGCGGTGGCCGTGACCCGGCTGGCCCGGATGGCGGGGGCCGACCCTCAGGCCGCCATGTGGCTCGCCGTCGCCAATCCGCTGGTGCTGCTCAACATCGTCGGCGGCGCCCACAACGACGGCCTGCAGGTCGGGGTGACGCTGGTGGCGCTGTGGGCAGGATGGAGTCTTGCCCGGGCCCGACGCCCCTGGCTCGGGCTGATCGTGGGTGGGGCTCTGGTGGGTCTGGCCGGGACGGTCAAACAGCCCGGGGTGCTCGCCGGCCTGGGACTGGTGGCCCTGGTGCACCGGCAGGCGGTGGCCGACGGGGACCGGGACACCTGGCCGGCGCTGGTGGGGCGGGCCATGGCCGGAGCCACGGCCGCGATCACCGTCTTCGGAGGCCTCTCCGCGATCGGAGGGCTGGGCCTGGGATGGCTCAACGACACCGCCGGCAGCCCGGCCTCGGTGACCAGCGACTCCCTCATCGCGATGACCGTCCAGGTGATCGGGTGGACCGGGGTCCCGGTGCCCCGCCTCGTCGGGCCCGCGACGGCGATCAGCCTGCTGCTCACCGCCGCGGCCATCGTGTGGTGCTGGGCCCGCTGGGGCCCGCTGCCGGGCCGTCGGGGGGCTTCCGACAGCAGCCCGATGGCGCTCCAGGCGGGTGCCTTCGCCGCCTTCGCGGTGTGCGGGGCGAGCCTTCAGCCCTGGTACCTCATCGGTGCGCTGGCCGTCGTCAGCACCCTGCGGCTGAGCCGCCGCACCACATCCGCACTGGTGCTGGGCGGCGTCCTGGGATCCGGACTGTGCCTCCTGCAGTGGTTCTCCTCACCCTTCCTCGCACTGCCCCTGGCGATCCTGGTCGGTCTGGCGGCCTGGTTGCCGGCCGGAGCGCGCAGAGGATGGGAGTCGGTGGCCGACCGGGTGGCCGGTGAGAGGGTCGAGGCCGAGCGCACCGCGGGACTAGGATGA
- the guaA gene encoding glutamine-hydrolyzing GMP synthase: MEQLHDVVLVVDYGAQYSQLIARRVREASVYSEIVPHTMPVSEMLAKDPTAIILSGGPSSVYADGAPQVDPTLFATGVPVMGICYGFQAMAQALGGHVAHTGASEYGRTSLCITAPGHLLSRIPHTISVWMSHGDSVERAPEGFTTLARTAGAPVAAFEDVERKLVGVQWHPEVMHSESGQAVMEHFLFDVAGCRPDWTASSIVGDQVSRIRAQVGDRRVICGLSGGVDSAVAAALVQRAVGDQLTCVFVDHGLLRKGEAEQVKHDFVDSTGADLVVADESDRFLTALAGVSDPEQKRKIIGREFIRAFEEEARALNDGQPIDFLVQGTLYPDVVESGGGDGAANIKSHHNVGGLPEDLQFSLVEPLRNLFKDEVRAVGLELGLPEDIVWRQPFPGPGLAIRIIGEVTRDRLDVLREADAIAREELGAAGLNRKIWQCPVVLLADVHSVGVQGDGRTYGSPIVLRPVTSEDAMTADWARVPYDVLEKISTRITNTCPQINRVAIDVTSKPPATIEWE, translated from the coding sequence ATGGAACAACTCCATGATGTCGTCCTGGTCGTCGACTACGGCGCTCAGTATTCACAGCTCATCGCGCGCCGGGTCCGCGAGGCCTCCGTCTACTCGGAGATCGTGCCGCACACGATGCCGGTCTCCGAGATGCTGGCCAAGGATCCCACGGCCATCATCCTGTCAGGGGGGCCGAGCTCGGTGTACGCCGACGGGGCTCCGCAGGTGGATCCGACGCTCTTCGCGACGGGGGTGCCCGTGATGGGCATCTGCTACGGCTTCCAGGCCATGGCGCAGGCCCTGGGCGGTCACGTCGCCCACACCGGGGCCAGCGAGTACGGCCGCACCAGCCTGTGCATCACCGCTCCGGGGCATCTGCTCTCCCGGATCCCGCACACCATCAGCGTGTGGATGAGCCACGGCGACTCGGTCGAGCGTGCCCCCGAGGGATTCACCACCCTGGCCCGCACCGCCGGCGCCCCGGTGGCCGCCTTCGAGGATGTCGAACGCAAGCTGGTGGGCGTCCAGTGGCATCCCGAGGTGATGCACTCGGAGTCCGGCCAGGCGGTCATGGAGCACTTCCTCTTCGACGTGGCCGGATGCCGGCCGGACTGGACGGCGTCCAGCATCGTCGGCGATCAGGTCAGCAGGATCCGCGCCCAGGTCGGGGACCGCCGGGTGATCTGCGGCCTGTCCGGCGGCGTCGACTCGGCGGTCGCCGCCGCTCTGGTCCAGCGCGCCGTGGGGGATCAGCTCACCTGTGTCTTCGTCGACCACGGCCTGCTGCGCAAGGGCGAGGCCGAACAGGTCAAGCACGACTTCGTCGACTCCACCGGCGCCGACCTCGTGGTCGCCGACGAGTCCGACCGCTTCCTCACCGCCCTGGCCGGGGTGAGCGATCCTGAGCAGAAGCGCAAGATCATCGGCCGCGAGTTCATCCGCGCCTTCGAGGAGGAGGCCCGTGCGCTCAACGACGGCCAGCCCATCGACTTCCTCGTCCAGGGCACCCTCTACCCCGACGTCGTCGAGTCCGGGGGCGGGGACGGGGCCGCCAACATCAAGAGCCACCACAACGTCGGCGGCCTCCCCGAGGACCTGCAGTTCTCCCTGGTGGAGCCGCTGCGCAACCTGTTCAAGGACGAGGTGCGTGCCGTCGGACTGGAGCTCGGTCTGCCGGAGGACATCGTCTGGCGTCAGCCCTTCCCCGGCCCCGGACTTGCGATCAGGATCATCGGCGAGGTCACCAGGGACCGTCTCGATGTGCTGCGCGAGGCCGACGCCATCGCCCGGGAGGAGTTGGGCGCGGCAGGTCTCAACCGGAAGATCTGGCAGTGCCCGGTGGTCCTGCTGGCCGATGTGCACTCGGTCGGCGTCCAGGGGGACGGCCGCACCTACGGGTCTCCGATCGTTCTGCGCCCGGTCACCAGCGAGGACGCCATGACCGCCGACTGGGCCCGGGTGCCCTATGACGTGCTCGAGAAGATCTCGACGCGCATCACCAACACCTGCCCGCAGATCAACCGGGTGGCCATCGACGTCACCAGCAAGCCGCCGGCCACCATCGAGTGGGAGTGA
- a CDS encoding PspC domain-containing protein — protein MSTKLTRPQEGRMIGGVCAGIARSLDVDVTIVRIITAALVVFAGAGPLAYLVAWAIIPNESTGSSFAEDATAQARESWANRNQPRHPQSPDEAQGETFDPYKN, from the coding sequence ATGAGTACCAAGCTGACCCGTCCCCAGGAGGGACGCATGATCGGCGGCGTCTGCGCCGGCATCGCACGCAGCCTCGACGTCGACGTCACGATCGTCCGGATCATCACCGCCGCCCTGGTGGTGTTCGCCGGTGCCGGGCCGCTGGCCTACCTGGTGGCCTGGGCGATCATCCCCAACGAATCCACCGGGTCCAGCTTCGCCGAGGACGCCACCGCCCAGGCCAGGGAGTCGTGGGCGAACCGCAATCAGCCCCGTCACCCGCAGAGCCCCGACGAGGCCCAGGGCGAGACCTTCGACCCCTACAAGAACTGA
- the cysE gene encoding serine O-acetyltransferase: MAQRLLRERLRTIRERMSEDLDAAMREDPAATSRFLVAISYQGVHAIWSHRVAHLIWTRTPALRPIARLMSQASRHWTGIEIHPGATIGRRFFIDHGMGVVIGETAIVGDDVLMYHQVTLGGRARGRFKRHPTVGDRVLLGAGAKVIGDITIGDDAKIGANALVVKDVAPGAVIVGIPSVVHSGDVIA; this comes from the coding sequence ATGGCACAACGACTCCTGCGCGAGCGGCTCCGAACGATCCGGGAACGGATGTCGGAGGACCTCGACGCGGCGATGCGCGAGGACCCTGCCGCCACCTCGCGGTTCCTGGTCGCCATCTCCTACCAGGGAGTCCACGCCATCTGGTCTCACCGGGTGGCCCATCTCATCTGGACCCGGACACCGGCCCTGCGACCAATCGCCCGACTGATGTCCCAGGCCTCGCGCCACTGGACCGGCATCGAGATCCATCCCGGCGCCACCATCGGGCGGCGCTTCTTCATCGACCACGGGATGGGTGTGGTGATCGGAGAGACGGCGATCGTCGGCGACGACGTCCTGATGTACCACCAGGTGACGCTCGGGGGCCGCGCCCGTGGACGGTTCAAGCGCCATCCCACGGTCGGCGACCGGGTGCTGCTGGGGGCCGGGGCGAAGGTCATCGGCGACATCACGATCGGAGACGACGCGAAGATCGGCGCCAACGCCCTGGTCGTCAAGGACGTGGCACCGGGTGCCGTGATCGTCGGTATCCCCAGCGTTGTGCATTCCGGAGACGTCATCGCGTAG
- a CDS encoding GuaB3 family IMP dehydrogenase-related protein has protein sequence MYDIGRSKRATRAYGLDDVSIVPSRRTRDTDQVSLDWRIDALTFDFPIMAAPMDSVMSPQTAIEFGKLGGLGVLNLEGLWTRYEDPNGLLEELAGIDDPLAATNRMQEIYAEPIKEELITERMAQIREAGVPVAGSLSPKNASQFSDVVVKAGVDFFVIRGTTVSAEHVSDRSDVLDLRQFIYDLDVPVIVGGCATYQTALHLMRTGAAGVLVGFGGGAAHTTRQVLGIEVPMASAIADVAEARRDYMDESGGRYVHVIADGSVGRSGDIAKAIACGADAVMVGSPLARAKEAPGQGWHWGSEAWHGTLPRGERVRFEAVGTLAEVVNGPSRIPDGTMNLVGGLRQAMATTGYSDVKSFQRIELILH, from the coding sequence ATGTACGACATCGGACGAAGCAAGCGCGCCACCAGGGCCTACGGGCTCGACGACGTCTCCATCGTGCCGTCGCGGCGCACCAGGGACACCGACCAGGTGAGCCTCGACTGGCGGATCGACGCCCTCACCTTCGACTTCCCGATCATGGCGGCGCCGATGGACTCGGTGATGAGTCCGCAGACCGCCATCGAGTTCGGAAAGCTCGGCGGGCTGGGCGTGCTCAACCTGGAGGGTCTGTGGACCCGCTACGAGGATCCGAACGGCCTGCTCGAGGAGCTCGCCGGGATCGACGACCCGCTTGCGGCGACCAATCGGATGCAGGAGATCTACGCCGAGCCGATCAAGGAGGAGCTCATCACCGAGCGGATGGCGCAGATCCGTGAGGCCGGGGTCCCGGTGGCGGGGTCGCTGTCGCCCAAGAACGCCTCGCAGTTCTCCGACGTCGTCGTGAAGGCCGGGGTGGACTTCTTCGTGATCCGCGGCACCACCGTCTCGGCCGAGCACGTCTCGGACCGCTCCGATGTGCTCGACCTGCGGCAGTTCATCTACGACCTGGACGTCCCGGTGATCGTCGGCGGCTGTGCCACCTATCAGACGGCGCTGCACCTGATGCGCACCGGCGCTGCCGGAGTGCTCGTCGGATTCGGCGGCGGGGCGGCCCACACCACCCGTCAGGTGCTGGGCATCGAGGTGCCGATGGCCTCGGCGATCGCCGATGTGGCCGAGGCCCGGCGCGACTACATGGACGAGTCCGGCGGACGCTATGTCCACGTCATCGCCGACGGCTCGGTGGGGCGCTCGGGAGACATCGCCAAGGCGATCGCCTGCGGTGCCGACGCGGTGATGGTCGGATCCCCGCTCGCACGGGCGAAGGAGGCCCCCGGCCAGGGCTGGCACTGGGGATCCGAGGCCTGGCACGGGACCCTGCCGCGCGGCGAGCGGGTGCGTTTCGAGGCGGTGGGCACCCTGGCCGAGGTGGTCAACGGGCCCTCGAGGATCCCCGACGGCACCATGAACCTGGTGGGCGGGTTGCGGCAGGCGATGGCCACCACCGGCTACTCCGACGTCAAGTCCTTCCAGCGCATCGAGCTGATCCTGCACTGA
- a CDS encoding PspC domain-containing protein, which yields MSPQPAPVEAPSSAPIWVRANRSTAERQVAGVCIGIARRLDVDPLLVRALAVVLALSAGAGVVAYGAAWLLMPDESGRSVADRPLPGLARRRTGIIVAVVLTVYLVTLPLWTSITPFSVGPLVVIGVLAWMTRRVMTRSPRADSGPTAPGASSEVRAAVTPAASVAPTAPDVPGFDPYRAAPAPSASRRPFRSSRRPHRSWWLTLAMVATASAVAAIVMTAPVRNPLLLGLAAVLGVIGAFELVGTLTRRPHLGPLLGIVVAISLAATAAAPALALPTRVVSGQETTSVWAEASDLRGGVTVAGGSARIDTSDLRLDRDARTTVAVLGGEVDLVTPADANIVVTTEVLGGSLIDPEGREISSGRTGVWQQSRGDDEPTLTVHLRVYGGQVRLVNPS from the coding sequence ATGAGTCCACAGCCCGCACCTGTTGAGGCGCCCTCCTCGGCGCCCATCTGGGTGCGCGCCAACCGGTCGACCGCCGAACGGCAGGTGGCGGGCGTGTGCATCGGCATCGCCCGGCGACTCGACGTGGATCCGCTGCTGGTCAGGGCACTGGCCGTGGTGCTCGCGCTGAGCGCAGGAGCCGGCGTCGTCGCCTACGGGGCGGCCTGGCTTCTGATGCCCGATGAGAGCGGGAGGTCGGTGGCCGACCGCCCCCTTCCGGGCCTGGCACGGCGGCGCACCGGGATCATCGTCGCGGTGGTCCTCACCGTCTACCTGGTCACGCTGCCCCTCTGGACGTCGATCACCCCCTTCAGCGTGGGCCCGCTGGTCGTCATCGGCGTGCTCGCCTGGATGACCCGGCGGGTGATGACGAGGTCGCCGCGAGCCGACTCCGGGCCCACGGCCCCGGGGGCCTCCTCCGAGGTCCGCGCCGCCGTCACCCCGGCCGCCTCCGTCGCACCGACCGCACCCGACGTCCCCGGGTTCGACCCCTACCGGGCCGCACCGGCGCCGTCGGCCTCTCGACGGCCCTTCCGGTCATCGCGACGGCCGCACCGCAGCTGGTGGCTCACTCTGGCGATGGTGGCGACGGCGTCCGCCGTCGCCGCGATCGTCATGACCGCCCCCGTCCGCAACCCGCTCCTACTGGGTCTGGCTGCGGTTCTGGGCGTCATCGGAGCCTTCGAACTCGTCGGCACCCTGACCCGACGGCCCCACCTGGGACCGCTCCTCGGCATCGTCGTGGCCATCAGCCTGGCGGCCACCGCCGCGGCCCCCGCGCTCGCGCTGCCGACCCGGGTGGTCTCCGGACAGGAGACGACCTCGGTCTGGGCGGAAGCCTCCGACCTTCGGGGCGGGGTGACCGTGGCGGGGGGTTCGGCCCGCATCGACACGTCGGATCTCCGGCTCGACCGGGACGCCCGCACCACCGTCGCCGTCCTGGGTGGCGAGGTCGACCTGGTGACACCCGCGGATGCGAACATCGTCGTCACCACCGAGGTTCTGGGCGGATCACTGATCGACCCGGAAGGTCGCGAGATCTCGTCGGGCCGGACGGGGGTCTGGCAGCAGAGCCGCGGCGATGATGAGCCGACGCTGACCGTGCACCTGCGGGTCTACGGCGGTCAGGTGAGGCTGGTGAACCCGTCATGA
- a CDS encoding chorismate mutase, producing the protein MSEVPPELAELRNSIDNMDAALIHLLAERFKITQQVGVLKATEGLPPADPEREKEQIARLRRLAESSHLDPEFAEKFINFIVAEVVRHHADIAEAHQRGDAVS; encoded by the coding sequence ATGAGCGAGGTGCCCCCGGAGCTGGCAGAGTTGCGCAACAGCATCGACAACATGGACGCGGCCCTCATCCACCTGCTGGCCGAACGGTTCAAGATCACCCAGCAGGTGGGAGTGCTGAAGGCCACCGAGGGTCTACCTCCTGCCGATCCTGAGCGTGAGAAGGAACAGATCGCCCGGCTGCGCCGGCTGGCCGAGTCCTCGCATTTGGATCCGGAGTTCGCGGAGAAGTTCATCAACTTCATCGTCGCCGAGGTGGTCCGTCACCATGCCGACATCGCCGAGGCCCATCAGCGGGGCGACGCCGTCTCCTGA